Proteins encoded within one genomic window of Ranitomeya variabilis isolate aRanVar5 chromosome 4, aRanVar5.hap1, whole genome shotgun sequence:
- the LOC143769506 gene encoding trypsin-like, whose product MKLLLICVLLGAAAAFEDDDKIVGGYTCAQNSVPWQVSLYSGYHFCGGSLINNLWVISAAHCYQSSVQVRLGEHNIAVTEGTEQFISSSKVIRHGSYNSWTLDNDILLIKLSSAASLNSYVQAIGLPSTCAAAGTSCLISGWGNTLSSGTNMPNLLQCVDAPVLTAAQCSSAYPGEITSNMICVGYLEGGKDSCQGDSGGPVVCNGELQGIVSWGYGCALKNYPGVYTKVCNYNSWISSTVAAN is encoded by the exons ATGAAACTCCTCCTGATCTGTGTGCTCCTCGGAGCAGCTG CTGCTTTTGAGGATGATGACAAGATTGTAGGAGGCTACACCTGTGCCCAGAACTCCGTCCCCTGGCAGGTGTCCCTGTACTCCGGCTACCACTTCTGTGGTGGATCCCTGATCAACAACCTGTGGGTGATCTCCGCCGCTCACTGCTACCAGTC GAGTGTGCAAGTGAGACTGGGAGAGCACAACATCGCTGTCACTGAAGGTACCGAGCAGTTCATCAGCTCCTCCAAAGTCATCAGACATGGAAGCTACAACTCCTGGACCCTGGACAATGACATCTTGTTGATCAAGCTGTCGTCTGCCGCCTCCCTCAATTCGTACGTCCAGGCTATTGGTCTGCCCAGCACCTGCGCTGCTGCCGGCACCAGCTGTCTGATCTCCGGATGGGGCAACACCCTCAGCAGTGGAA CCAACATGCCCAACCTCCTCCAGTGCGTGGATGCCCCCGTCCTGACTGCCGCCCAGTGTAGCAGCGCCTATCCAGGAGAGATCACCAGCAACATGATCTGTGTAGGATACTTGGAAGGAGGCAAGGATTCCTGCCAG GGTGACTCTGGTGGACCTGTGGTCTGCAATGGAGAGCTCCAAGGTATTGTCTCCTGGGGATACGGTTGTGCCCTCAAGAACTATCCTGGTGTCTACACCAAGGTCTGCAACTACAACTCCTGGATCTCCAGCACCGTTGCCGCCAACTAA